DNA sequence from the Streptomyces sp. NBC_01264 genome:
GTGGCCGAGCGGGGCTCCGGCCGCGGCGGCCGCCGCGTTGGCGGCCGTCACCCCGGGCAGTACCCGTACGGGCACGTCCTTGTACTCGGGCTGCCCCGCGACCTCCAGGACGGCGGTGGCCATGGCGAAGACCCCGGGGTCACCGCCGGAGACCACGGCGACCCGCTTGCCGCGCCGGGCGAGGTCGAGCGCGAACTCGGCGCGCTCCGACTCCACCTTGTTGTCGGAGCCGTGCCGGATCTGGCCCGGCTTGACCGGGACCCGGTCCAGGTACGTCGTGTACCCGACCAGCACCTCGGCGTCGGCCAGCACCCGCCGCGTCTCGGCGGTCAGCCACAGCGGCCCGGCCGGGCCGGTGCCGACCACGGCGACCTCGCCGGGTCCGGACGGCACGCTGCCCGGGTTCCCGATCCGGCTGGGCACCACGGCGACGGCGAAGTACGGCACGGAGTCCGGGTCGGTGTCCGCCAGGACGCCGGTCCGCTCCCCCGCCATGGTGGCGCGCTCCACATAGCGCGCCTCCGCGAGCCGGCCGCTGTTCTCCATGGCCCGCCGGATGGCGGGGAAGGTGCGGCCGAGCTTCATCACGACCGCCGAGTCGGTGGCGGCGAGGCGGGCCGTGAGCTCCTCCTCGGAGAGGGTGCCGGGCAGGATCGTCAGCACCTCCTCGCCCTCCACGAGCGGGGTGCCGAGCCGGGCCGCCGCGGCGCTCACCGAGGTCACCCCGGGGATCACCTCGGTCTCGTACCGGTCGGAGAGCCGCTTGTGCATGTGCATGTACGAGCTGTAGAAGAGCGGGTCGCCCTCCGCGAGCACGGCGACGGTCCGGCCGGCGTCCAGGTGGGCGGCGAGCCGGGCGGCGGAGGCCTCGTAGAACTCCTCCATCGCCCCCTGGTAGCCGCCGGGGTGGTCGGTGGTCTCGGTGGTGACCGGGTAGACCAGCGGCTCCTCGACGTGATCCGCGCGCAGGTGCTTGGCGGCGATGGAGCGGGCGATGGAGCGGCCGTGGCGGGCCGAGTGGTACGCGACCACGTCGGCCTCCGCGATCACCTCGACGGCGCGCAGCGTCATCAGCGAGGGGTCGCCGGGCCCGAGCCCGACCCCGTACAGCTTTCCGGCACTCATTCGGCCACGCTCGCGATGGCGTTGACGGCGGCCGCAGCCATGGCGCTGCCGCCGCGCCGGCCCCGGACGATCAAGTGGTCGAGCGCGGAGGGGTGTTCGGCGAGGGCGTCCTTGGACTCGGCGGCGCCGATGAACCCGACGGGGACCCCGATGACCGCGGCGGGGCGCGGGGCGCCCTCCTCGATCATCTCCAGCAGCCGGAAGAGCGCGGTCGGCGCGTTCCCGACGGCGATTACCGAGCCCTCCAACAGGCCCCGGTCCCGCCAGACTTCGAGGGCGGCGGCGCTGCGCGTCGTGCCCATCTTCGCGGCGAGTTCCGGCACGGCCGGGTCGGAGAGGGTGCAGATCACCTGATTGTCGGCGGGCAGTCGCTTGCGGGTGACCCCGCTGGCGACCATCTGCACGTCGCACAGGATCGGCGCACCGACCTCCAGGGCGGCGCGCGCCCGCAGGACGACCCCGGGCGAGTAGCCCAGGTCCCGGGTCAGGTCGGTCATCCCGCAGGCGTGAATCATGCGCACCGCGACCTGGGCGACCGAGGCGGGCAGCCCGGAAAGGTCCGCCTCGGCGCGGATCGTGGCAAAGGACTGGCGGTAGATCTCGGCGCCGTCCTTCTCGTACTCGAACACGGTGTACTCGCTCATTTCTTCACTGCGTCTTCGGACACTCGGGGTTGGCTGCGCGCGTCGGCGACGGCCTGGGCAAGTTCGTGGGACGGCACCGGGCGGCCGTCGAGGCGGTACCCGTCCGGGGTGGCGACGAGGTCGACCCAGGCGGCGCCGCGCGGATGCCCGCACCGGCGCTCGCACCCGGACCAGTGCACGGGCGCGCCGACGGCCTCGCCTTCCGCGCGGCCGGCCTCCACGACGGCCCGCGCGTCGGCGCGTACGTCGGACAGCGCCTTGGCGCAACCCGGCTGCCCAGTACAGGCGGTGACGGACTCCCAGGGTCCGTCGGGTGCGACGGACAGGCCCGCGGCCACGAGCCGCGCATAGCCGTCGACCGGCCGCCGGATGCTCGCGCGGGGCAGCACGACGCTCCGCCACGGGGTGATCCGCAGCTCGCCGTCGCCCTCGCCGTCGTCCTCGCCTGCGGCCGCGACGCCCACCAGCACCCGCCACTGGTCCGAGGTGAGCCGGCCGAGCGGGGGCAGCACGCACAGCGGCGCCGGGTCACCGGCGCCGGGGCCCCAGGGCCTGGGCGGCGGCGCGTACGGCCAGGCCACCGCGGGCACGACGGCGGCGGTGATGCCCGCCGCCCCCAGCCGCGCCGCGAACTCCCCTGCCTCCAGGGCGTGTTCGGCGGGCAATTCGGACACCCGCCAGGCGCGGGTGCCGGCGGCGTCCGCGGAGTCGAGGAAGTACTCGGCCGCGAGCAGCGCCGCCCGGGGCGCGTCGGCGGCGTCCACCTCCACGGCGCCCGGGTCCGCGCCGAGCCGGACCAGTGCCCGGCCCCGCGGTGCGCCGAGCAGGGTGACATCGGGGTCGAGCGCGGCGACGTCTCCGCGGCCGTCGTCGACGGCGAACAGGAACCGCCCGGACAGGGCCGTCGCACGGGTGCTGGCGCACAGCAGCCGGTCCAATTCCCCCACCCAGGGCGTCACATGGGGTCGCCCGGAGCCCAGGAGCCCGGACAGCGGGGTCGCCACGACGTTCCGTACCCGCTCGTGGCCGGGGGCGGGCAGCAGCCCGGTTGCGTCCAGCAGCTCCGCCAGGCCCGTGCCGCACCCTTCGGCGAGGCCGCGCAGCTGCACGTTCCCGCGCGAGGTGAGCTCCAGGTGCCCGTCCCCGAAACGGTCGGCGGCCAGCGCCAGCACGGTGGCCTGCCGGGCGGTCAGCAGACCCCCCGGGATCCGGACCCGCGCCAGGTACCCGTCGGCGGCGGCGTGCAGGCGCAGCGCGCCGGGGCAGGCGTCGCCGCGATCCCGTATGACGGGTTCGTCCCGCGCTGTGGCGGAGGGGGGCGTGGGCATGGCGGCGAGCATACCCACGATTCTGCGCCCACCCCCTGTGGCCCACACCACCCCGTTCCAGCCCGACAGCCGCCCGAATCCAGCCCATGGCCCGCCTCCGGGAACCCGCCGGGGGCCCCGCCCGAACCCTCGGGGCGTCCGAACCCGCCGGACCCGCCCGGCCCGGCCCGGACGCCCGCGTGCCGCTGCGCGGGGCGGAGTTCCCCTACCCGCCCTTCCACCGTTCCCCGGGCTCCGCCCGGACCCGCGCCTCAAACGCCGGACGGGCTGGAGGGGTACCGGGCTGCGCCCGGACCCCCTGGGGCTCCGCCCCAGACCCCGGTCCTCAAACGCCGGACGGCTGAATAGGTCCGGGCCGCCTCAAACACCGGACGACTGGATGGACCGGGCCGTCTCAGGCGCCGGACGGCTGAAACGCCCCGCGCCTCCAACGCCGGCGGGCCGGAATTGCCCTCCGGGCAATCCAACTCCGCACAGGCTGGCGCCGGCCAAATCCAGCCTCTCCGGCGTTTGAGGAGCGGGGCCCGGGGCAGAGCCCCGGCAGCGGCGCCGCACCCGACCGCACCCCCGAGCCCGCACCCCACGCCCCAGCGTCACCGCAGGTGACCCCGCCCCCTAGGATGAGTCCCAGGCGGCCAACAGGCCCGCCATCGCCGAGGACGGCGACATGGGAGGAAGCCCGGTGCGAATCCGGCGCGGTCCCGCCACTGTGAATCCGCGCGGCAGCGAGCCGCACCGGATGAGTCAGGAACTCCCGCCGTCCTCACTGCCCGGGGCGCGGAAACCCCGAGGAAGGCCTGCCGCCGCATGATCCTGCTGCTGTCGACGTCCGACACCGATCTGCTCAGCGCCCGCGCGGCGAACGCGGGGGACGCTCCCGTCCCGTACCGGTTCGCCAACCCCTCCCGCCTTCCCCTGGACGACCTCCCCGGTCTCCTCGACGGCGTCACCCTGGTCGTCGTACGCCTCCTCGGCGGCCTGCGCGCCTGGCAGGAGGGCCTCGACCTGCTCCTGGCCCCCGGCCAGACCCGCCCGGTGGTCGTCCTGACCGGCGAACAGGCCCCCGACGCCCAGCTGATGGAAGCCTCGACCGTCCCGATCGGCATCGCCGCCGAGGCGCACGGCTACCTCGCCCACGGCGGCCCGGCCAACCTGGACCAGCTCGCGCGCTTCCTCTCCGACACCGTGCTGCTGACCGGCCACGGTTTCGAGCCCCCGGCGGCCTCCCCCACGTGGGGCCCGCTGGAGCGCACCGCGCAGCGCACCGAAGGCCCCCGGATCGCGGTGCTCTACTACCGCGCGCACCAGATGAGCGGCAACACCGCCTTCGTGCACACCCTCTCCGAGGCGATCGAGGCCCACGGCGCCCAGGCGCTCCCCCTCTACGTCTCCTCCCTCCGCTCCCCGGAGCCGGAGCTGATCGCGCAGCTCGCGTCCGCCGACGCGATCGTCACCACGGTCCTGGCCGCCGGCGGCACGAAGCCCGCCACCGCCTCCGCCGGCGGTGACGACGAGTCCTGGGACGCCGGCGCCCTGGCCGCCCTCGGCGTGCCGATCCTGCAGGCCCTGTGCCTGACCGGCTCCCGCTCCGCCTGGGAGGAGAACGACGAGGGCCTGTCCCCCCTCGACGCCGCCACCCAGGTCGCCGTCCCGGAGTTCGACGGCCGCCTGATCACCGTCCCCTTCTCCTTCAAGGAGCTGGACGAGGACGGCCTGCCCGCCTACGTGGCCGACCCCGAGCGGGCCGCCCGCGTGGCCGGCATCGCCGTGCGCCACGCACGCCTGCGCCACATCGAGCGCCGCGACAAGAAGATCGCCCTGGTCCTCTCCGCGTACCCCACCAAGCACTCCCGCATCGGCAATGCGGTCGGCCTGGACACCCCGGCCAGCGCCGTGGAGCTGCTGCGCACGCTCATCGCGGGCGGGTACGACTTCGGCCCCGTCGAGGACGTCCCGGGCCTGGTCTCCGGTGACGGCGACGAGCTGATCCGCGCCCTGATCGAGGCCGGCGGCCACGACCAGGACTGGCTCACCGAGGAGCAGCTCGCCCGCAACCCGGTCCGGATCCCGGCGGCCGACTACAAGCGCTGGTTCGCCGAGCTCCCGGCCGATCTGCGCGCGAGCGTGGAGCAGCACTGGGGCGAGGCCCCGGGCAACATGTTCGTGGACCGCTCGTCGAACCCCGAGGGCGACATCGTGCTGGCCGCCCTGCGCCGCGGCAACCTCCTCATCCTCATCCAGCCGCCGCGCGGCTTCGGTGAGAACCCGATCGCGATCTACCACGACCCGGACCTGCCGCCGTCGCACCACTACCTGGCCGCGTACCGCTGGATCCAGGCCCGCGCCGAGGACGGCGGTTTCGGCGCCGACGCGATGATCCACCTGGGCAAGCACGGCAACCTGGAGTGGCTGCCGGGCAAGAACGCCGGCCTGTCGGCGTCCTGCGCCCCCGACGCCGCGCTCGGCGACCTGCCCCTCATCTACCCGTTCCTGGTCAACGACCCGGGCGAGGGCACCCAGGCCAAGCGCCGGGTGCACGCCACCCTGGTCGACCACCTGGTGCCGCCGATGGCGCGCGCGGAGTCGTACGGGGACATCGCGCGCCTGGAGCAGCACCTCGACGAGTACGCCCAGATCTCCGCGATGGACCCGGCGAAGCTGCCGGCCATCCGCGCCCAGATCTGGACCCTGATCCAGGCCGCGAAGCTGGACCACGACCTGGGTCTGGAGCAGCGCCCCGACGACGACGGCTTCGACGACTTCCTGCTGCACGTCGACGGCTGGCTGTGCGAGATCAAGGACGCCCAGATCCGCGACGGTCTGCACGTCCTGGGCGGCGCCCCGACCGGCGACGCCCGCGTCAACCTGGTCCTCGCGATCCTGCGCGCCCGCCAGATCTGGGGCGGTACGACGGCCCTGCCGGGTCTGCGCGAAGCGCTCGGCCTCGACGAGTCCGCGGCCACCCGCACCAGCGCCGACGAGGCGGAGGAGACGGCCCGCGCGCTGGTCCAGGCGATGGAGGACGCGAACTGGGTCCCGGAGGCGGTGGCTTCGGTCGCCGCCGGGCACTCGGCGGACGTGGCGGCCGTACTGGACTTCGCGGCCCGCGAGGTCGTGCCGCGCCTGGCCGGAACCACCGACGAGATCGCCCACGTGGTCAGCGCCCTGGACGGCGCGTTCGTGCCGGCGGGCCCGTCCGGCTCCCCGCTGCGCGGTCTGGTCAACGTGCTGCCGACCGGCCGCAACTTCTACTCGGTGGACCCGAAGGCCGTCCCCTCGCGCCTGGCGTGGGAGACCGGTCAGGCGCTCGCCGACTCCCTGCTGACCCGCTACCGCACGGACAACGGCGAATGGCCCGCCTCCGTCGGCCTGTCCCTGTGGGGCACGAGCGCGATGCGCACCTCGGGCGACGACGTGGCCGAGGCCATGGCGCTGCTCGGTGTCCGCCCGGTCTGGGACGAGGCCTCGCGCCGCGTCACCGGCCTGGAGCCGATCCCGCTCGCGGAGCTCGGCCGTCCGCGCATCGACGTGACCCTGCGCATCTCGGGCTTCTTCCGTGACGCGTTCCCGCACGTCATCGGCCTGCTGGACGACGCGGTACGGCTGGCGGCCTCGCTGGAGGAGCCCGCCGAGGACAACTTCGTACGGGCCCACGCGCAGGCCGACCTTGCGGTGCACGGGGACGAGCGGCGGGCCACCACCCGCATCTTCGGCTCGCGCCCGGGCACGTACGGCGCGGGCATCCTGCAGCTGATCGACTCCCGCGACTGGCGCACCGACGCCGACCTCGCGGAGGTCTACACGGTGTGGGGCGGGTACGCGTACGGCCGGGGCCTGGAAGGGCGCGCGGCGCGCGAGGAGATGGAGACCGCCTACAAGCGGATCACGGTCGCGGCGAAGAACACCGACACCCGTGAGCACGACATCGCCGACTCCGACGACTACTTCCAGTACCACGGCGGCATGGTGGCCACCGTCCGCGCCCTGCGCGGCACGGCCCCCGAGGCGTACATCGGGGACTCGACCCGGCCCGAGACGGTCAAGACGCGCACGCTGGTCGAGGAGACCTCCCGCGTCTTCCGTGCCCGCGTCGTGAACCCGAAGTGGATCGAGGCGATGCGCCGCCACGGGTACAAGGGGGCCTTCGAGCTGGCGGCCACGGTCGACTACCTCTTCGGCTACGACGCCACGACCGGGGTGGTGGCCGACTGGATGTACGACAAGCTGACCGAGACGTACGTCCTGGACCCGGAGAACCGCGCCTTCCTGGAGGAGGCCAACCCCTGGGCCCTGCACGGGATCGCGGAGCGGCTGCTGGAGGCCGAGTCCCGCGGCATGTGGGAGAAGCCGGACCCGCAGGTCCTGGAGGCGCTGCGCCAGGTGTACCTGGACACGGAGGGCAACCTCGAAGGCGAAAGCGACTAGCCGGACACCGGCTGGACCAGACTGGCCGCATGTGCCACTACTGCGGCTGCCGTGAGATCCCCCTGATCAAGGAGTTCATCGCCGAGCACGAGGCGGTGACCGACGCGGCGGGCGACGCGCTGCGCGCCCTGGACGCGGGGGACCTCCCGAGGGCGCGTGCCCTCGTCACGGAGATGACGGCCGTCCTGCTCGCCCACTGGAAGGGCGAGGAGGACGGCCTGTTCACCGTCATGGAGCAGGACCCGGAGTACGCCCCGTACATCGCGGCACTGGTCGAGGAGCACCGCGAACTGGCGGCGCTCCTCGCCGGCGCCGATCTGGCGGACCCCGCGGACGCCGCGGCCCTGCGCCGGGCGGTGGAGGAGCTCCGCCACCACATCGCGAAGGAGGAGGACGGCCTCTTCCCCGCGTCCCTCACCGCCCTGACGGGCGACGAGTGGGACCTGTCCATCAAGGCCTGGCGCGCGGCCCATCCCGACGGGGACCTGAGGCCCGCCGGGTAGCCGGTGCGCCCCGCCGGTCCGCTACTTCGTGGTCTGGTTCAGCGCCACCAGCGCCTGGGCCCAGCGCGCGTACTTCAGCTGGCCGAAATCGGCGACGGTCTTCACGCCGAAGGCTTCGAGCAGCAGCTCGCCGTCCTTGTCGGTGACGCCCTTGAGCGCGGCCACCGGCGCCGCGAGCACCTCCGCGAGCGGCTTGTCGGCCCACGCCTTGTCCAGCACCTTGTCGAGGTCGATCGCCATGAGTCTCTCTCCCGGAACTCGAAAGTATGAACTGATGGGCCAAACCTAGAACAATCGGACAAGCATGTCGGGGTGCGACACCAGCACCTTGGGCGCGCCGGGCATCCTTCCGGCCAAGGGGTGGGCGGCCACCCTCCCCCTTAACGATTCCACGTATAATCCGCCCCGTTCACCTTTGCACTGCGCGTCGGATATCGGAATCGAAAAGGCTGTGACCAAGAAATGAATTCACTGCGGGCGCTTCTCGACGGCGGGATTCCGCTGGTGGCCGTCAGCTTCGACGACAGCGAGACCGAGCCGCGCGCGCACGCCGCGAAGAGCGCCGGCGTCGACGTGGCCGAACTGCGCGTCGACCGGTACGCGGCGACCGACACGGCGCACGTCCTGGCGCAGGTGGACGCGTTCAAGGCCCTGCCCGTACTGGCCACCATCCGCTCGGCCCACGAGGGCGGCGACTGGAAGGGCACGGAGGCGCGGCGACTCGAACTGTTCCGGGCGCTCGCCCCTCAGGTCCAGGCCGTGGACATCGAGCTCTCCTCCGGGGAAATCCTGTCCGAGGTGATCGAGGCCGCCCACCGGCACGACACCGTGGCGCTCGTCTCCTATCACAATTTCGAATTCACCCCGGCCACCGAGGAACTCCAGACCGTCATCGACGACGCGAAGAGCGCCGGCGCCGACGTGGTCAAGGTGTCCACCATGGTGCGGTCCGAGGACGACGTCCGGCGGCTGGCCTCGCTCCTACTGCGCGCCGGAGCCGAGGACACCCGGCTGATCGTGATCGCCATGGGCGAGGCCGGAGCGGTCTCGCGCGTCTTCTTCCCGGCCCTCGGGTCGCGGATCACGTACTCCTTCTTCGGCGCCAGCTCGGCCCCGGGCCAGCTCGACTTCCCCGAGACCTTCGGCCTGCTGCGCAAGTTCTACCCGGCGTTCGACGAGCGGAAGTCCGCCGGGGCCTGAGCCCCGCGCCGGGGAGGGCACGACCTCCCCGGCCGCGCCTCTCCCTTCCCTCTACCGGTCACCGGCCCCACCGGTCGCAGAACGGCGCACACGTCACCTGATGAAGTGAACTCCCCCTTATCCCACCGGCAACACGGGTAGTGCCCTGCTGATCTCGTGAGGAACCAGCGAGACAGTCAGATGAAAGGCCCACCCTGCCGTGACGCAGCCGTTTCAACTGCCGGATTTCTATGTGCCTTATCCGGCGCGACTGAACCCCCACCTGGAGGACGCCAGGGTCCACACCAAGACGTGGGCCCGCGACTTCGGGATGCTGGAAGGTTCCGGCGTCTGGGAGGAGAGCGACCTCGACTCGCACGACTACGCCCTGCTCTGCTCGTACACCCACCCCGACTGCGACAGCGAGGCGCTGTCGCTGGTCACCGACTGGTACGTGTGGGTGTTCTTCTTCGACGACCACTTCCTGGAGATGTTCAAGCGCTCCCAGGACCGCGCGGGCGCCAAGGCCTACCTCGACCGGCTCGGCGCCTTCATGCCGATGGACCTGGCAGACGGGTTCCCCGAGGCGACCAACCCCGTCGAGGCCGGACTCGCCGACCTGTGGGCCCGTACCGTCCCGGCCATGTCGATGGCCTGGCGGGAACGGTTCTCCCTGTCCACCAAGAACCTGCTCGACGAGTCGATGTGGGAACTCGCCAACATCAACATCGGGCGGGTCTCCAACCCCCTCGAATACATCGAGATGCGCCGCAAGGTCGGCGGGGCGCCCTGGTCGGCCGGGCTCATCGAGTACGTGTCCGCGGAGGTTCCGGCCCGCGTCGCGCACTCCCGCCCCCTCGGCGTGCTGCGCGATTCCTTCTCCGACGCCGTGCACATCAGGAACGACATCTTCTCCTACCAGCGCGAGGTCTCCGAGGAGGGCGAACTCTCCAACGCCATCCTGGTGCTGGAGACCTTCCTCGGCTGCACCACCCAGGAGGCCGCCGAGGCCTCCAACGACCTCCTCACCTCCCGGCTCCACCAGTTCGAGCAGACCGCCCTCGCCGAACTCCCCCAGCTCTTCGCCGACCACGCCATGAACCCGGCGGAGATCGCCGCCGTCCTCGCCTACGCCAAGGGGCTCCAGGACTGGCAGTCCGGCGGCCACGAGTGGCACATGGTCTCCAGCCGCTACATGAACAAGGAGGCCCGGGCCACCGCCCCGCTCACCCTCCCGTTCATGCCCTCGGGCCTCGGCACCACCGCACTCGACCTCCGCTCCATCCTCGCCCCCCGCGCCCTGGAACTGCGCCGGCGCTCCTTCACCCACGTCCCCTTCGAGCGCACCGGCCCGTCGATCGTCCCCGACGTCTACATGCCGTTCCCGCTCACCCTCAGCCCCCACCACGCCCGCGCCCGCGAGGAGTCCGTCGCCTGGGCCAGGGAGATGGGCATGATCGATCCGCAGCCCGGCGACCCCGGCTCGGCGATCTGGAACGAGGCGAAGCTGCGCGGCTACGACTTCGCGCTCTGCTCCGCGGGCATCGACCCCGACGCCACCCCCGAGGCCCTGACCCTCAACGCCTGCTGGCTGACCTGGGGCACGTACGGGGACGACTACTACCCGGTGGTCTTCGCCCAGTCCAAGAACCTCCCCGCCGCCAAGGCCACCACCGCACGGCTCGTCGCCATGATCCCGGTGGACCACGCGGAGCAGCCGGTGGGGCTGACCGCGATGGAGCGCTCGCTGGGCGACCTGTGGGTGCGCACCAGCAAGGACATGACCCCCGAGATCCGGGCCGAGTTCCGGGCCACCCTCGTGAACATGCTGCACAGCTGGCTGTGGGAGGTGGAGAACCAGATCCAGAACCGCATCCCCGACCCGGTGGACTACGCGGAGATGCGGCGGCACACCTTCGGCTCGCACCTCACGATGTACCTGTGCCGGCTGGGCCAGGCGGGCCGGGGCATCCCCGCCGACATCTACGCCTCGGGCACCATCCGCTCCCTGGAGAACGCGGCCGCCGACGCCGCGTGCCTGATGAACGACATCTTCTCGTACCAGAAGGAGGTGGAGGTCGAGGGCGAGGTGCACAACTACGTGCTCGTCACCCGCAACTTCTTCGACATCGGCTACGAGGAGGCGCTGCACATCTGCCACTCGCTGATGACCCAGCGCACCGAGGAGTTCGAGCACATCGTCGCGGACCAACTGCCCCTGCTCTACGAGGACTGGAAGCTGGACCCCGAGGCCCGGGCCGGACTCGACGCGTACGTCGGCGAGTTGAAGGACTGGCTGGCCGGAATCCTGAACTGGCACGAGAAGACGGTCCGTTACCGCGAGGAGGACCTGCACCGCCTGGGTGACGGGATCTCCACCGGGGTCCTGAGCTCCGGCTTCGGCATGTCGGCGGCCCGGATCTCCCTGCCCGCCCGCTGAGCCGGATCCGCGGCGGGGACCGTCCTGCCCGCCGCGGGTTCCTCAGAACTCGTCCGCCGTGTGCGGGAGCAGTGCCGTGCGCAGCCCGGCGTCCAGCGCCGCCGCCGCGCCGGGGGCGTGCTCCACCAGCAGGCCGGCCGCGGCCAGTTCGACGGCCCGGGTCCCGCCGAGGTAGCAGGCCGCGAGTTCCCGTACGTCCAGGGTCAGGTCCGGGGCCCGGCCCGCGGCGGCGGGCTCGTACGCCGCCCCGTCCGGCCCGGCCTTCAGGAGGAACCGCCCCGCGTTCGCGGGCAGCCGTACGTCGGTCAGTTCCAGTACGAGTTCCACGGGCGCGGCCCACGACCGCCCGGTCAGCGCCGCCGCCACGTCGACCAGGCGGAGCCAGAGCGCCGGGAACACGGCGGTGACCCGGACCTGGTCCCGGTCGGCGGCGAAGTGCAGCAGCGGGTCGTCGGCCGGCCGGCCCCACGCGGTGACCCGGCCGGTGAGGTCGAGGGAGGCCACGCACTCCCACAGCGCGGCCGCGGCCTGCGGGGTGTCGGCCTCCAGCTCGTCGACCCGGACCAGGCCCGGGGTCCGCACGCCCCCGGTGGTCTCCTCGGGCTTCGTGCGGTAGAGGACGTAGCCCGCGATCGGTTCGCCCGGCTCCCCCAGGACGATGAGCCGGGGCGGGCTGAGCTCCTCGTCCTCCTCGTCCTGTTCGGTGAGCCACTCCTCGGTCCAGCGCAGCTCGCTGCGGGCGGGCCGCCCGGCCCGGACCGCGCGGGCCGCCTCGTGGTACGGGCCCACGACGGCGACCGTGTCCTTGGGGTCCGCGGTGGCGACCAGCCGTAGCGGCCTGCGGTCCGCTTCGATGCGCAGGGCC
Encoded proteins:
- a CDS encoding precorrin-2 C(20)-methyltransferase, with the protein product MSAGKLYGVGLGPGDPSLMTLRAVEVIAEADVVAYHSARHGRSIARSIAAKHLRADHVEEPLVYPVTTETTDHPGGYQGAMEEFYEASAARLAAHLDAGRTVAVLAEGDPLFYSSYMHMHKRLSDRYETEVIPGVTSVSAAAARLGTPLVEGEEVLTILPGTLSEEELTARLAATDSAVVMKLGRTFPAIRRAMENSGRLAEARYVERATMAGERTGVLADTDPDSVPYFAVAVVPSRIGNPGSVPSGPGEVAVVGTGPAGPLWLTAETRRVLADAEVLVGYTTYLDRVPVKPGQIRHGSDNKVESERAEFALDLARRGKRVAVVSGGDPGVFAMATAVLEVAGQPEYKDVPVRVLPGVTAANAAAAAAGAPLGHDYATISLSDRLKPWEVIAERLRAAAAADLVLALYNPGSRSRNWQVAQGRELLLELRAPQTPVVVARDVGGPEQSVRIVTLAELEPSEVDMRTILLIGSSQTQVTERPDGSRVTWTPRRYG
- a CDS encoding precorrin-8X methylmutase — translated: MSEYTVFEYEKDGAEIYRQSFATIRAEADLSGLPASVAQVAVRMIHACGMTDLTRDLGYSPGVVLRARAALEVGAPILCDVQMVASGVTRKRLPADNQVICTLSDPAVPELAAKMGTTRSAAALEVWRDRGLLEGSVIAVGNAPTALFRLLEMIEEGAPRPAAVIGVPVGFIGAAESKDALAEHPSALDHLIVRGRRGGSAMAAAAVNAIASVAE
- the cobG gene encoding precorrin-3B synthase, which codes for MPTPPSATARDEPVIRDRGDACPGALRLHAAADGYLARVRIPGGLLTARQATVLALAADRFGDGHLELTSRGNVQLRGLAEGCGTGLAELLDATGLLPAPGHERVRNVVATPLSGLLGSGRPHVTPWVGELDRLLCASTRATALSGRFLFAVDDGRGDVAALDPDVTLLGAPRGRALVRLGADPGAVEVDAADAPRAALLAAEYFLDSADAAGTRAWRVSELPAEHALEAGEFAARLGAAGITAAVVPAVAWPYAPPPRPWGPGAGDPAPLCVLPPLGRLTSDQWRVLVGVAAAGEDDGEGDGELRITPWRSVVLPRASIRRPVDGYARLVAAGLSVAPDGPWESVTACTGQPGCAKALSDVRADARAVVEAGRAEGEAVGAPVHWSGCERRCGHPRGAAWVDLVATPDGYRLDGRPVPSHELAQAVADARSQPRVSEDAVKK
- the cobN gene encoding cobaltochelatase subunit CobN; translation: MILLLSTSDTDLLSARAANAGDAPVPYRFANPSRLPLDDLPGLLDGVTLVVVRLLGGLRAWQEGLDLLLAPGQTRPVVVLTGEQAPDAQLMEASTVPIGIAAEAHGYLAHGGPANLDQLARFLSDTVLLTGHGFEPPAASPTWGPLERTAQRTEGPRIAVLYYRAHQMSGNTAFVHTLSEAIEAHGAQALPLYVSSLRSPEPELIAQLASADAIVTTVLAAGGTKPATASAGGDDESWDAGALAALGVPILQALCLTGSRSAWEENDEGLSPLDAATQVAVPEFDGRLITVPFSFKELDEDGLPAYVADPERAARVAGIAVRHARLRHIERRDKKIALVLSAYPTKHSRIGNAVGLDTPASAVELLRTLIAGGYDFGPVEDVPGLVSGDGDELIRALIEAGGHDQDWLTEEQLARNPVRIPAADYKRWFAELPADLRASVEQHWGEAPGNMFVDRSSNPEGDIVLAALRRGNLLILIQPPRGFGENPIAIYHDPDLPPSHHYLAAYRWIQARAEDGGFGADAMIHLGKHGNLEWLPGKNAGLSASCAPDAALGDLPLIYPFLVNDPGEGTQAKRRVHATLVDHLVPPMARAESYGDIARLEQHLDEYAQISAMDPAKLPAIRAQIWTLIQAAKLDHDLGLEQRPDDDGFDDFLLHVDGWLCEIKDAQIRDGLHVLGGAPTGDARVNLVLAILRARQIWGGTTALPGLREALGLDESAATRTSADEAEETARALVQAMEDANWVPEAVASVAAGHSADVAAVLDFAAREVVPRLAGTTDEIAHVVSALDGAFVPAGPSGSPLRGLVNVLPTGRNFYSVDPKAVPSRLAWETGQALADSLLTRYRTDNGEWPASVGLSLWGTSAMRTSGDDVAEAMALLGVRPVWDEASRRVTGLEPIPLAELGRPRIDVTLRISGFFRDAFPHVIGLLDDAVRLAASLEEPAEDNFVRAHAQADLAVHGDERRATTRIFGSRPGTYGAGILQLIDSRDWRTDADLAEVYTVWGGYAYGRGLEGRAAREEMETAYKRITVAAKNTDTREHDIADSDDYFQYHGGMVATVRALRGTAPEAYIGDSTRPETVKTRTLVEETSRVFRARVVNPKWIEAMRRHGYKGAFELAATVDYLFGYDATTGVVADWMYDKLTETYVLDPENRAFLEEANPWALHGIAERLLEAESRGMWEKPDPQVLEALRQVYLDTEGNLEGESD
- a CDS encoding hemerythrin domain-containing protein; the encoded protein is MCHYCGCREIPLIKEFIAEHEAVTDAAGDALRALDAGDLPRARALVTEMTAVLLAHWKGEEDGLFTVMEQDPEYAPYIAALVEEHRELAALLAGADLADPADAAALRRAVEELRHHIAKEEDGLFPASLTALTGDEWDLSIKAWRAAHPDGDLRPAG
- the aroD gene encoding type I 3-dehydroquinate dehydratase, coding for MNSLRALLDGGIPLVAVSFDDSETEPRAHAAKSAGVDVAELRVDRYAATDTAHVLAQVDAFKALPVLATIRSAHEGGDWKGTEARRLELFRALAPQVQAVDIELSSGEILSEVIEAAHRHDTVALVSYHNFEFTPATEELQTVIDDAKSAGADVVKVSTMVRSEDDVRRLASLLLRAGAEDTRLIVIAMGEAGAVSRVFFPALGSRITYSFFGASSAPGQLDFPETFGLLRKFYPAFDERKSAGA